The Desulfuromonas sp. TF DNA segment TGCCGCGCGTTGCCGAGCTTTTCGAAGCCCGCAAGCCCAAGGAATTCGCCGTCATCACCGAGATCGACGGGATCGTCTCCTTCGGTAAAGATTCCAAAGGCAAGCGCAAGCTCATCGTGACGCCAGAAATCGGTGAGGCCAAGGAATACCTGATTCCCAAGGGCAAGCACATCAGCGTCCATGAAGGGGACCACGTCAAGGCCGGCGAACCGTTGATGGACGGCTCCAGCAATCCCCATGATATTCTTCGGGTTCTCGGGGAGAAGGAGCTGGCCAAGTATCTGGTCGATGAGGTGCAGGAGGTCTACCGCCTTCAGGGGGTCAAGATCAACGACAAACACATCGAGGTCATCGTCCGACAGATGCTGCGACGGGTCCGCGTCAAGGAAGTGGGGGACACCCGCTTCCTTCTGGACGATCAGGTGGAGCGCTGGGAATTCGAACAGGAGAACCAGCGGGTTTTCGCCGAAGACGGGAAGCCGGCCGTGGGCGAGCCCCTCATGCTGGGCATCACCAGGGCATCTCTGTCCACGGAGTCCTTCATCTCGGCAGCCTCTTTCCAGGAAACCACCAAGGTTCTCACCCAGGCGGCCATCGAAGGGAAGGTCGATTTCCTCCGCGGCCTGAAGGAGAACGTTATCATGGGACGGCTCATTCCGGCCGGCACCGGGGTTTCCAAGTACCGTAGCGTCAAACTGCTCATCGAGGAACCTGAAGAAATGCCGGAACCCCCGGTGATCCTCGATGAAGATGATATCGACGAGACGGCTGAAAGCGCCGAACAGACCGTGGAATAAGGGTCTTGTTCCGCCCTGGAAAAAAATGAGAAGGGCAATAAAAAAGCCCTTGACAACCCAGGGTCGGATTGATAAAGTCAGCGGGTTTTTCCCCTCTTTAAGACAGTTGCTCTTTTAACATTGAGAATACGCGATTCGGGAGTAAGTAGATGCCGACTATCAATCAGCTGATCCGCAAGGGGCGGCTAAAAAAGGAAAAGAAGTCCACCGCACCCGCACTTCAGGGTAATCCTCAGAAGCGTGGTGTATGCACCCGTGTTTACACCACGACCCCCAAAAAGCCCAACTCGGCGCTTCGCAAGGTGGCCCGCGTTCGGCTCACCAACGGCATTGAGGTAACCTCCTATATTCCGGGGGTGGGGCACAACCTGCAGGAGCACTCCGTTGTGCTGGTCAGGGGCGGCCGCGTCAAGGACTTGCCGGGTGTCCGTTACCACATGGTCCGCGGCACCCTCGACCTCGCCGGGGTCAAGGACCGCAAGCAGGCGCGCTCCAAGTATGGCGCCAAGCGCCCTAAATAACCAAAGGTCTGAGAGGACGTTATGCCGAGAAGAAGAGAAATTGCCAAGCGGGTTATCCTTCCCGATCCCAAATACCACGACCGCATGCTGGCCAAGTTTATGAACGCCATCATGCTGGACGGCAAGAAGAGTGTCGCCGAGCAGATCGTCTACGGGGCGTTTGATCTGATGGCCTCGCGCGGCAGCGAGGAGCCTCTGGAGGCATTCAAGAAGGCGATTGAGAACGTGCGGCCGATGCTGGAGGTCAAGTCCCGCCGGGTCGGTGGTTCCACCTACCAGGTTCCCGTTGAGGTCCGTGCCGATCGGCGCAATGCCCTGGCTATCCGCTGGATCATCACCTATGCTCGTGGGCGCGGCGAGAAAACTATGCGGGAGCGCTTGGCCGGTGAGTTGCTGGATGCCGCGAACAATCGGGGCTCCTCGGTGAAGAAGAAGGAAGACACCCACCGCATGGCCGAGGCGAACAAGGCCTTTGCGCATTACCGCTGGTAAGCAACGGATTACTCTCTGGAAGGAAGCAACGCTGTGGCACGCTTAGTACCTCTTGCAAAAACCCGTAACATCGGGATCATGGCCCACATAGATGCCGGCAAAACCACCACGACCGAGCGTATTCTCTATTACACGGGCATTTCTCATAAGATCGGTGAAGTCCATGACGGCGCCGCCACCATGGACTGGATGGCTCAGGAGCAGGAGCGCGGAATTACCATCACTTCCGCTGCCACAACCTGTTTCTGGAAGGATCACCGCGTCAATATCATCGATACTCCCGGACACGTCGATTTCACCATCGAGGTAGAGCGTTCACTGAAGGTTCTTGACGGCTCCGTCGCTGTCTTCTGTTCCGTTGGCGGCGTCGAGCCTCAGTCCGAGACCGTCTGGCGTCAGGCGGACAAGTACGGGGTCCCCCGCATCGCATTCATCAACAAGATGGACCGCATCGGCGCCGATTTCAATCGTGGCGTGCAGATGATGAAGGACCGTCTTGGGGCCAATCCCGTCCCCATCCAGCTCCCTATTGGTAAAGAAGAAAACTTCAAGGGTGTCATCGATCTGGTCGAGATGAAGGCGGTCGTCTGGGACGATGAGTCTCTCGGGGCCAAGTTCGAGGTGATCGATATACCTTCCGACATGGTGGACGCTGCCCAGGCAGCCAGGGAAGCCATGATCGAGGAGATCTGTTCCCACGACGACACATTGATGAACAAATATCTCGTCGGCGAGGAGTTGACCACCGCCGAGATCAAGGCCGGCATTCGCAAGGCGACTACTGATCTGCATATTAATCCCGTTCTCTGCGGTTCCGCATTCAAGAACAAGGGAGTGCAGCATCTGCTCGACGCCGTCGTCGACTACATGCCTTCACCTCTCGATGTTCCCGCCATCCGCGGCATAGTGCCCGGCAAGGAAGAGGAGTTGACCCGTCCTGCCGACGATAGCGGGCCTTTTGCCGCTCTCGCCTTCAAAATCATGACCGACCCCTTTGTCGGGCAGCTGACCTTTTTCCGTGTCTACTCCGGGTTTGCCGAATCCGGCGCCTCCGTTCTCAATTCCACCAAGGACAAGAAAGAGCGTTTCGGTCGCCTGCTCAAGATGCACGCCAACAAGCGTGAAGAGATCAAGCAGGTCTACTCCGGAGACATCGCTGCGGCTGTCGGATTGAAGTACACCACCACCGGCGACACTCTCTGCGACGATAAGAAACCCTGCCTGCTAGAGGCCATGGATTTTCCCGAGCCTGTCATTCACATCGCCGTCGAGCCAAAGACCAAGAGCGATCAGGAAAAGATGGGAGTGGCGCTGGGTAAGCTACTGCAGGAGGATCCCTCTCTGCGGGTGCGTACCGATGAGGAAACCGGTCAGACGATTCTTTCCGGGATGGGGGAACTGCATCTCGAAATCATCATCGACCGCATGATGCGCGAGTTCAAAGTGGCGGCCAATGTGGGAGCTCCCCAGGTTGCCTATCGCGAGTCCCTCACCAAGAAAGTGGAAGTTCAGGGCAAATTCGTCCGTCAGTCCGGCGGTCGCGGGCAGTACGGTGACTGCTGGCTGCGCATCGAGCCGCAGGAGGCCGGCGCCGGCTTTGAGTTTGTCGATGCGATCAAGGGTGGTGTCATCCCTAAGGAATACATCCCGGCCGTGGGCAAAGGAGCCGAAGAGGCTTCGCAGAACGGGGTTCTCGCAGGATTCCCCATCGTCGATGTCAAGGTCACTTGTTTCGATGGCTCCTATCACGATGTCGACTCTTCGGAGATGGCGTTCAAGATCGCCGGGTCCATGGGTTTCAAGGAAGGCGCGGCCAAGGCCGGCCCGGTTCTCCTGGAGCCGATGATGGCCGTCGAGGTCGTGGTGCCGGAAGAATATATGGGCGACGTGATCGGCGATCTCAACAGCCGCCGCGGCAAGATCATGGGGATGGAGAGCCGGGGCGGCGCCCAGGTCATCAATTCCCATGTCCCCCTGGCGAACATGTTCGGCTATGCCACGGATGTGCGCAGCGCCACCCAGGGTCGTGCGACCTATACCATGGTGTTCGACCACTATGAGCAGGTGCCTAAAGCTATCGCCGACGAAGTCATCGCCAAGGTTAAAGGCTAGTTAAGGAGAGCTTTCCCCATGTCCAAAGCCAAATTTGAAAGAACCAAGCCCCATTGCAACATCGGGACTATCGGTCACGTTGACCACGGTAAGACCACTTTGACGGCCGCCATCACCAAGGTGCTTGCTGAGCAGGGCGGGGCCGTGTTCAAGGCCTTCGACCAGATCGACAACGCTCCCGAGGAGCGCGAGCGCGGCATCACCATCGCCACCGCCCACGTCGAGTATGAGACCACCAACCGGCACTACGCCCACGTCGACTGCCCCGGTCATGCCGACTATGTCAAGAACATGATCACCGGCGCGGCTCAGATGGACGGAGCCATCCTGGTGGTTTCCGCCGCCGACGGTCCCATGCCCCAGACCCGTGAGCACATCCTGCTTGCCCGTCAGGTCGGCGTTCCCGCCATGGTCGTGTTCCTCAACAAGGCCGACATGGTTGATGACGAAGAGTTGATGGAGTTGGTGGAGCTCGAGGTTCGCGAGCTGCTCTCCTCCTACGATTTTCCCGGCGACGACATTCCCATCATCGCCGGCAGCGCCCTGGCCGCTCTCGAAGGTCGTGACGACGAGATCGGCAAGAACAAGGTGCTGGAGCTGATGGCCGCCGTCGACAGCTACATTCCGCAGCCCGAGCGGGCCGTGGATCGCCCCTTCCTGATGCCCGTCGAGGACGTCTTCTCCATCTCCGGCCGCGGCACCGTCGCCACCGGCCGCGTCGAGCGCGGCATCGTCAAGGTCGGCGAAGAGGTCGAGATCGTCGGAATGAAGGCGACAGCCAAGACCGTGGTCACCGGCGTCGAGATGTTCCGCAAGCTTCTGGATCAGGGTCAGGCCGGCGACAACGTCGGTGTGCTGCTGCGCGGCGTCAAGCGCGAGGACATCGAGCGCGGACAGGTTCTGTCCAAGCCCGGCAGCATCACCCCGCACACCAAGTTCAAGGCCGAGGCCTACATCCTGACCAAGGAAGAGGGCGGTCGCCACACCCCGTTCTTCAAGGGATACCGTCCGCAGTTCTACTTCCGGACCACGGACGTGACCGGAATCGTGGAGCTTCCCGAAGGGACCGAAATGGTTATGCCCGGCGACAACATCGCCATGGTCGTCAACCTGATCACTCCGATCGCCATGGACAAGGAACTCCGTTTCGCCATCCGTGAAGGCGGCCGCACCGTCGGCGCCGGCGTCGTCAGCGATATCATCGAGTAGAGGATATTCAGATGCAGAACCAGAAAATCAGAATCCGTTTGAAGGCCTATGATCATAAACTGCTCGATCTCTCGGTCAATGAGATCGTCGACACGGCTAAGCGTACCGGTGCTCGGATTGCCGGGCCTGTCCCTTTGCCTACGATCATAAATAAATACTGCGTGCTTCGTGGGCCCCACGTCGACAAGAAGAGTCGTGAGCAGTTCGAAATGCGTACGCATAAGCGTCTGCTGGATATCCTTGAACCGACGCAGCAGACGGTTGATGCTTTGATGAAGCTCGACCTTTCCGCCGGCGTCGATGTGGAAATCAAGCTTTAAGAGTTCATTCATATCTGAAGGTAAGGGTACGTGCAATGATAAAGGGTATCTTGGGTAAGAAGCTGGGGATGACCCAGATCTTCGCTGTGGACGGAAAACGCATCCCGGTGACGGTTGTCGAAGCCGGCCCCTGCGTGGTCCTGCAGAAGAAGACTGTGGAGACCGATGGCTACAACGCCCTGCAGGTAGGATTTGGAGCTAGAAAAGCACATCGGACGAACAAGCCCGCCATGGGACATTTCAAAAAAGTCGGGCAGGGCGCCTTCGACCACCTGCGGGAGTTCACGGCCGATAACGTGGATGAATACAATGTCGGCGATGAAATCGTCTGCGGTAGCGTATTCACCCCCGGCGACATCGTCGATGTTACCGGAACCAGCAAGGGGAAAGGATTCCAGGGAGTTATCAAGCGCTGGAATTTCTCCGGCGGCCGCTCCACCCATGGTTCCAAGTTTCACCGCGCTCCGGGCTCCATTGGATGCAGCGCCTGGCCCTCCCGGGTGTTCAAGGGGAAGAAAATGGCCGGGCAGATGGGCAACGAGCGGGTGACCACCCAGAACCTTAAAGTGGTCGAGATCCGTCCCGAGCAGAACCTGATCCTGCTCAGAGGGGCCGTTCCCGGCCCGAAAAACGGTCTGGTGATGATTCGCAAGGGGATCAAGGCCAAGCAGTAGCCCCGACCAACAAGAGGATTTGGGAGAAAAACCATGGCTAAGATAGCAGTTTACGACATAAACAGGAATCAGGTCTCCGAGCGGGAGGTTGCCGACGCCGTTTTCAATGACGATGTCAAAGGCTACCTGATCCACGATATGGTGCGTTACCAGCTGGCGGCGCGCCGCCAGGGAACCGCCGATTCCAAGAATCGCAGCGAGGTTTCCGGAGGCGGGAAGAAGCCTTATAAGCAGAAGGGCACGGGCAATGCCCGCCAGGGCACCATCCGGGCTCCCCACTTTGTGGGCGGCGGAGCAGCTTTCGGTCCTAACCCTCGCGACTACAATTTCAAGCTGAATCGCAAGGTCAAGAAGGCGGCTCTTCGAAGCGCCCTGTCAGCTCGCTTCAAGGAAGACAAACTGACGGTGCTCAATGCCCTGGAGCTCGACAAGATCAGCACCAAAGCATTCAATGAGATCCTCAAGCGCTTCGACCTGGCGAATGTCCTGGTTGTCATTGACGGGACCAACCCCAATGTTGAGCTGTCCGCACGCAACCTCCCTCATGTCAAGGTGCTGCGTGCCGAAGGGGTGAACGTCTATGACGTGATGAAGCACCGCACTCTGGTGCTCACTGAGGGTGCCGTGTCCCAGTTGGAAGGAGCGTTAGCGTAATGAAGCCGCTGCATCAGATCATCAAGAAACCGCTGATCACAGAAAAAACCAGTCTGCTGAAAGAGGCCGCTCAGGTCGTGGCCTTCGAGGTTGCCCTGGACGCCAACAAGATCGAGATTAAGCAGGCGGTGGAAAAGGCGTTCGACGTAAAAGTCGTTGACGTCAATACCGCCTTGGTCGCTGGCAAGAAGAAGCGGGTCGGACGCCAGTTCGGTAAACGCTCCAACTGGAAAAAGGCTTACGTGACCCTTGCCGAGGGCAGCGATATCGATTTCTTTGGTGTCTAACGGACTGTAATCAAGCGATACGGAGTTACCATAATGGCGATCAAAAAGTTCAAGCCGACCTCGCCGGGTCGTCGTAACATGAGCTCCTCCACCTACGAGGAGGTTACGACATCCATTCCCGAGAAGTCCCTTGTCGCGCCCCTGAAGGGCACCGGCGGCCGCAACAACAAAGGGCGGATTACCCAGCGTCACAGCGGGGGCGGCCATAAACGCAAGTACAGAATCATCGATTTTAAGCGGGACAAAAAAGAGATTCCCGCGCGGATCGTTTCCATCGAATACGATCCTAACCGTTCGGCCCGGATCGCTCTGCTTAATTTTTCCGACGGTGAGAAGCGGTATATCCTGGCGCCGGTCGGAGTTCAGGTAGGCGATACGGTCGTTGCCAGCGAGCAGGCCGATATCAAGCCCGGCAATGCTCTGTCGATTCGCTCGATCCCTTTGGGCACCTGGGTTCACAATGTCGAGCTCAAGGTCGGCAAAGGTGGACAGCTGGCTCGCAGCGCGGGAACGTATGCCATGATCGCCGCCAAGGAAGGCAAGTACGCACAGCTCAAGCTTCCTTCCGGCGAGGTTCGCCTGGTTCTTCAAGACTGCTGCGCAACAGTAGGTCAGGTGGGCAACGCCGATCACGAAAATGTAAAGATCGGCAAGGCCGGCCGCAATCGCTGGCTCGGCAAGCGTCCCCAAAGCCGAGGTGTCGCTATGAACCCCGTCGATCATCCCCATGGCGGTGGCGAAGGCAAGAGCTCCGGTGGTCGCCATCCGGTCACTCCGTGGGGTGTTCCCACCAAGGGCTATCGGACTCGGTCGAACAAACGGACCGACCGCTTCATCGTCCGTCGGCGAACCAAATAAATTCGTTTAAAAAGAGGAGACGGCAGTGGCTAGATCGATTAAAAAAGGGCCGTATATCGAAGAAAACCTGCTTCGCAAGGTAGACGTGGAAGGGGGCGCAAGCTCCAAGAGGGTGATCAAGACCTGGTCACGTCGTTCCACAATCATACCCGAATTTGTCGGACACACCTTTGCCGTGCACAATGGCAAGAAGTTCATTCCGGTCTTCGTTACCGAGAACATGGTGGGGCATAAACTGGGTGAATTTGCGCCGACCCGCACCTATTACGGGCATGGGTCCGATAAGAAGAAGAAAAGGTAGAGCGATTCTGCTTAAGGAGTAAAGTTCATGGAAGCCAGAGCCAAATTGAGATATGCGCGCCTCTCCCCTCAG contains these protein-coding regions:
- the rpsL gene encoding 30S ribosomal protein S12; this encodes MPTINQLIRKGRLKKEKKSTAPALQGNPQKRGVCTRVYTTTPKKPNSALRKVARVRLTNGIEVTSYIPGVGHNLQEHSVVLVRGGRVKDLPGVRYHMVRGTLDLAGVKDRKQARSKYGAKRPK
- the rpsG gene encoding 30S ribosomal protein S7, with translation MPRRREIAKRVILPDPKYHDRMLAKFMNAIMLDGKKSVAEQIVYGAFDLMASRGSEEPLEAFKKAIENVRPMLEVKSRRVGGSTYQVPVEVRADRRNALAIRWIITYARGRGEKTMRERLAGELLDAANNRGSSVKKKEDTHRMAEANKAFAHYRW
- the fusA gene encoding elongation factor G, whose product is MARLVPLAKTRNIGIMAHIDAGKTTTTERILYYTGISHKIGEVHDGAATMDWMAQEQERGITITSAATTCFWKDHRVNIIDTPGHVDFTIEVERSLKVLDGSVAVFCSVGGVEPQSETVWRQADKYGVPRIAFINKMDRIGADFNRGVQMMKDRLGANPVPIQLPIGKEENFKGVIDLVEMKAVVWDDESLGAKFEVIDIPSDMVDAAQAAREAMIEEICSHDDTLMNKYLVGEELTTAEIKAGIRKATTDLHINPVLCGSAFKNKGVQHLLDAVVDYMPSPLDVPAIRGIVPGKEEELTRPADDSGPFAALAFKIMTDPFVGQLTFFRVYSGFAESGASVLNSTKDKKERFGRLLKMHANKREEIKQVYSGDIAAAVGLKYTTTGDTLCDDKKPCLLEAMDFPEPVIHIAVEPKTKSDQEKMGVALGKLLQEDPSLRVRTDEETGQTILSGMGELHLEIIIDRMMREFKVAANVGAPQVAYRESLTKKVEVQGKFVRQSGGRGQYGDCWLRIEPQEAGAGFEFVDAIKGGVIPKEYIPAVGKGAEEASQNGVLAGFPIVDVKVTCFDGSYHDVDSSEMAFKIAGSMGFKEGAAKAGPVLLEPMMAVEVVVPEEYMGDVIGDLNSRRGKIMGMESRGGAQVINSHVPLANMFGYATDVRSATQGRATYTMVFDHYEQVPKAIADEVIAKVKG
- the tuf gene encoding elongation factor Tu, whose protein sequence is MSKAKFERTKPHCNIGTIGHVDHGKTTLTAAITKVLAEQGGAVFKAFDQIDNAPEERERGITIATAHVEYETTNRHYAHVDCPGHADYVKNMITGAAQMDGAILVVSAADGPMPQTREHILLARQVGVPAMVVFLNKADMVDDEELMELVELEVRELLSSYDFPGDDIPIIAGSALAALEGRDDEIGKNKVLELMAAVDSYIPQPERAVDRPFLMPVEDVFSISGRGTVATGRVERGIVKVGEEVEIVGMKATAKTVVTGVEMFRKLLDQGQAGDNVGVLLRGVKREDIERGQVLSKPGSITPHTKFKAEAYILTKEEGGRHTPFFKGYRPQFYFRTTDVTGIVELPEGTEMVMPGDNIAMVVNLITPIAMDKELRFAIREGGRTVGAGVVSDIIE
- the rpsJ gene encoding 30S ribosomal protein S10, whose product is MQNQKIRIRLKAYDHKLLDLSVNEIVDTAKRTGARIAGPVPLPTIINKYCVLRGPHVDKKSREQFEMRTHKRLLDILEPTQQTVDALMKLDLSAGVDVEIKL
- the rplC gene encoding 50S ribosomal protein L3, giving the protein MIKGILGKKLGMTQIFAVDGKRIPVTVVEAGPCVVLQKKTVETDGYNALQVGFGARKAHRTNKPAMGHFKKVGQGAFDHLREFTADNVDEYNVGDEIVCGSVFTPGDIVDVTGTSKGKGFQGVIKRWNFSGGRSTHGSKFHRAPGSIGCSAWPSRVFKGKKMAGQMGNERVTTQNLKVVEIRPEQNLILLRGAVPGPKNGLVMIRKGIKAKQ
- the rplD gene encoding 50S ribosomal protein L4, which produces MAKIAVYDINRNQVSEREVADAVFNDDVKGYLIHDMVRYQLAARRQGTADSKNRSEVSGGGKKPYKQKGTGNARQGTIRAPHFVGGGAAFGPNPRDYNFKLNRKVKKAALRSALSARFKEDKLTVLNALELDKISTKAFNEILKRFDLANVLVVIDGTNPNVELSARNLPHVKVLRAEGVNVYDVMKHRTLVLTEGAVSQLEGALA
- a CDS encoding 50S ribosomal protein L23 is translated as MKPLHQIIKKPLITEKTSLLKEAAQVVAFEVALDANKIEIKQAVEKAFDVKVVDVNTALVAGKKKRVGRQFGKRSNWKKAYVTLAEGSDIDFFGV
- the rplB gene encoding 50S ribosomal protein L2, giving the protein MAIKKFKPTSPGRRNMSSSTYEEVTTSIPEKSLVAPLKGTGGRNNKGRITQRHSGGGHKRKYRIIDFKRDKKEIPARIVSIEYDPNRSARIALLNFSDGEKRYILAPVGVQVGDTVVASEQADIKPGNALSIRSIPLGTWVHNVELKVGKGGQLARSAGTYAMIAAKEGKYAQLKLPSGEVRLVLQDCCATVGQVGNADHENVKIGKAGRNRWLGKRPQSRGVAMNPVDHPHGGGEGKSSGGRHPVTPWGVPTKGYRTRSNKRTDRFIVRRRTK
- the rpsS gene encoding 30S ribosomal protein S19: MARSIKKGPYIEENLLRKVDVEGGASSKRVIKTWSRRSTIIPEFVGHTFAVHNGKKFIPVFVTENMVGHKLGEFAPTRTYYGHGSDKKKKR